The nucleotide window TCCTTTTGCTGCAGTTCTTGGGTGGCTGGGAGAGGAGGGTGTCTCCTTTCAGCCAGAAGGTGAGTATTGAAATGGGATCTTGCTTCCTCCCTCCAGAACACCAGCCCCATAAATATGCTGCACACTAGAAGCACTGTATTAATTGATGGGCCTGCATCAGCACTCAGCTTCCTTGGGCAACTGCCTGGGCCTAAATGCCCAGGGGGAGTCCACCAGCACTAATGTCTACCTTGGACCGTCCTCAGAAGGCATCACTTTAGGACCTGGCGGAGGAAATACAAATGTCCACCTGGACTCAGTGGAGGAGTTGCCACCCAGCACCAATCAGTGGAGCATCATGGCTGGCCCACTGGAACAGAAGAGGCACCATGCTGATGCCCTTTATTAAAGAAACATTGTTTCCACAGTAAAACACTTCTATCAATAGTACACTAGCTTTCATCTTCCATATGTAAGAGTAGCTCTCTCTGCTACTGAATCATAATAGTGTCCCTCGATTCCTATTCCAATCTAGTTGCTGTATGTAAAGAGCAAAGGACAGAGTCCAAACAATAGCAGTACATCAGGGACAaataacctccagatgttgtgggaaaTCTgctccagccaggatggccagtgatcatggatgatgggagttgtagcccctcaacctctggagggctgcaagttccccatccctacaataGAGAATCCCTTGCAGATTGAGGCCAGACATCACTGGGAAATCAATACTTGGAAGGGGGTTCCGTGAATGGAGATGAGCTCCTgctcttttttttcttctcttttctcgaTTTAGCAGCTTCCTCCCATCTGTATCATAATCCCTTTTTAGGCTGCAGACTCTGGGTCAGATTCGGGCTGTCAATCACAACTATCTTTtttacattaatttcagtaggaccTCTGACCAACTTAAGATGGGTTCACTTAAGCCCTTTAAGCCATTGAAGAACATGCAAGAAAGGATCATGCTGCTGAGCAccacccccaacacacacattccagccatgcctcCCCCCCTCCGGCTACACTTGGGGTAGCAATGTAAAAGGGCCCTACATGTATGCATCTGTATGTGCATAGCGCCCCCTACACGTTTGCTGAGCGGGGAGTTGTTGGGGGGCATGGCATGAGTAaccctctgcccttccccctaTTTTTCCCATGTCCTTAATGTCCCAATGTGAGACTTGGACACTTTTCCCAAGAGGAACATGGGATGGGTCCAAACTCGAAAATCTGTTAAAATGCCCAGGTCCAGGGCTTATGGACTGCTGTTGCATACTAGCATAGCTGGCAAACTCCATCTATGTGAATAGAGCTGCTGTCTCTTGGTTTTAGGCTCTGCTAAGTGGCCCTTTCACCTGCTAAGTTGCTGACTCACTCTTCCTaaaggcagggccagccctgcagaGGGTTTATACAGTTTAAACCGATTGTAGGAACATTCCTCATTCCAGGAGCAGTGATGCAACTGTTTGTGGAGCCCTTTTCTTGGGAAGACAAAACACCAGGAGCCCTTTTACAGACTGAGGCACAGCTGCTGTTTTGCAATAAGAAGTAAAGAAGATGCACCCCTATTCCACCACTCCCAGCTCCTTTTTGGTTTTGTTGCAGACCCTGTGAGTATCGGGTGTATTTTCACAACCCTCTTAAAAAACTGGCAAGCCTGTTTGATGGCCCAAAGATTATTTAAATGGTCAGATCTCCCAGCTTCTTATTCACCTGTAGCTATACTGGCATTGATTGGCACAGAGACATCGTGCTGAGGagaaaaaatgaagcaaagcATTGAATACAATGCTGGGATGCCTGGTAGCATAGAAATACATCACTTGAGGTAGCCCCCTTATTTTGGGGGTTGAACTGTTTGTTTCCTTTTTCATGGCTGTAGaagcaagtagggatggaaggatctgtcaattctgcttctctcattttccccatcttaaatttggttctccgcatttctgtaacaatttgtgattgttattttttttttaaatcctcatgaaaattcttcagcattttaataagaatttctcctaacaaacacatttttgtgtgcagtttcaacaaatgtacacattttgcaagcaatttctcctaatataatgcatattgtatgttttttcactaacatatttatttttgTGATCACTTTtccctaatctacacatttttgtaaacattgcttgtttggagaactgcatcacaaaattcagatcagtgcATGTTTcacaggatagctgtgtttcggttcttatgTGGTTCCAGAAAATGCACATTTGATaagttctgttttaaatgcaaactgattgaatttctctcccatccttaagAAGCAACGGAAGAGTAttgtgtatttattgtattataacaTTTCTAGCCTGCCCTTCAGTTCAGATAGAACTCCCAGGGCAGTTatagttaataaaataaaacaagactagactgcaatcctaagttctctgggaagtaagtcccattgtccTGAACGGGAGTGGGCCAGCATCCTTAAGAGCTTGCCTTTGAGTACAGGCATTGCAAGATTGGAGTGGGGGATGTAATATTAAGTGCCGTGTGGAACCTCATTTTTAAATTGCACTTCCTGCAGGTAGTGGAACAGCCAGGCCTCGGCAGGGCTAAAGTTCCTTCAGGTGGACAGAGCccaggaaaaggaagaaaaccaagaggAGAGCAGGGCTGGCACTCGAGAGATGGATGCCACCACTAGAGGGAGTGTTCTTTGCCATGGCGTGTTGAATCCAGTCCATATAGGAGGTGACCCGGGTATAGACTCCAGGTCGGTTGGGCAGCGAACAACTCAACCCAAAGCTTACCACTCCAGCCAGGAACCAAGTGTCATTCAGCTTGCAGGCCAGGGGCCCTCCAGAGTCACCCTAGAATGAGAAAGGAATTAGGAGACCAGGACCCTCATTCTCTGGAGAAGAAAGCAGGCATTCAAATACATGAAGCCAGGGCCccacaaaacctttttttttttttagcctgaGGTGAAGGGCAAGATGGCACCTCACACCCATTTCACGTACAGatgccaactggactggcagttgactcCTACTACAACACTGGTAATAGGATGGCATTCTCCATCACACTCAAGGGCATCAGGGTAGCTTAGGGCGGAGCAGGGCAGGGCCTGTGGCATATACAGCTCTGTCGTCTAACACCTCACTGCCACCATCACCCCCAGCATGCACCACCTGAGGTGGCtggctcactctgcctaatggtagggctggccctgcaaaAGGCTTATAACATTTCAACTGATCTTGGTCTGGATAGAAGATGACCTCTTCTTTCAGGATCCTCCATGCTACTAAGGGAAAATAATCATGGTGTTGTTTTTGTAAATGTAATAGTGATTATTActtgagagtagggatggggaacccgtggccctccagatgttgttggactcccaactcccattggCACCAGCCGACACAGtctgtggtcaaggatgatgggcatTATAGCCCAGCAACTTCtgcagggtcacaggttcctcactcctgcttcAGAATGTTCAAAGCGTGCTTCCAGTATTAATGATCATAGCACATCCACAGGTCATTTCTGCAGTGTTATTGTTATTTCATTACTTAGGGTTGGTGCAAAACAAATGTGTTTGTGTTTGCAGTCAGAATGCAATCTCATATCAAGTGACTCCCGCTTGAAAGAGCAGCCCTACAAGGAATTTGTgatgagagacagtgtggtgcagtggtttgaatgttggactaggaagACCTAAGTTCACATTCCAGCTCAACTGGGTGATCCTTCAGCTAATCAATATTCATCAGACTATCCTACGTCACATGttggttgtgagaataaaaagcTAAGACAATGTATGTTATTTTGATCCCATTGGAGGAATGGTGGAATGAATAAAaactgtgggtggtattcaatgctattcctactcagagtagagccccTGAAGTTAATAAACAGGCCTAACttgggtttattaatttcaatgggtctgctctgaaaaGGACTTAGTTTACTACAtccttgtatttttttaaaagaaaaaagttggaAAACTGTAGTCAGATTCCACCATTACCACCTGCAAAAAAGTTTATATTTTCTGTACAAGGAAAATGTTGAAAACCTACTGCTGCTTCATTACTTTAAGGGGCATAGCCCATCCTGTTTTACAGGTTACTAACGGAAACCTACCACAACAAAAGTAGTCTCTGGGTGAGTACATACTAATCCTTGAACAttaaaaggtggggtagaaattcattaataataatagtgtCACGGAAAAACCCAATGTGATATAGTAGAGCTAGTGTGCTGGATTTAGATTGGAGCAGCTCAAGCGACCGCTCAGCCATGCAGCTACCTGGGTGGCCTTGGGGAAGCCCCCCACCTTCTCTCTATCTCCTCCCAGCCAGCCCTATCCCAACCTTGTAGAATAAAATTGAGGAAGGGGGCAACACCATCCTGAGCTTGCTGGACAAAGGGGTGGGTTAAACATGTGATCAATGGATTTTATTATTATACAATGATAGCCTGGCCAAAAATGGAGGATTCCAATTGCTATCAAGTCATCCATCTGAAAGAACTGCATGGCAGAAGCAACCCTGTTCTCTTGGCCTGGCCATTGTCACCTGCTCTGCTTCCAGATCTGATTAGGGAGGAAGGGTTCTTCTTCCAAGGAGAGGTTGCTCTCCAAGCCAGAATCTGCTatattcttctgaggcccttcttcaagtCTCGCCTCtgtgggaggcttggagggtggtgacaagggagagggccttttcagttgtggctccctgtctgtggaatgtGTTCCCCACTGAGATCCGCCTGGCATCTTCATTGACATGTTGTCAGCACCAGATAAAGACTTCCTTTTTTCCCCTGACATTTGATAAACTGAGGTGATGTcttttattagtatgctgccaaaacttcctgtggctgcataggTGTTTTGTTGTTTACTGCTTTTATAGTAtgataatttgtttttgtttttaacattggtgTAAGTAGTTTGGAGGCCTTCGGGTGGCGAGCAGCTAAtaaaactaaataataataataataataataataataataataataataataataataataataatgacataaATATGTGTGTTACAACTTATTTATAAGAACtataactttaagaactggtgccaggGCTTGTTTTTCCCCTCCAGCCTCCACATCTCCTCTTCCTTGTATGTTATGTCTTAGGTGTGTATACACTGTACATTTAATGCATATTGCTTCCCCCcacccaatgaatcctgggaactataatttacccctcacagagcttcagtttcCAGCactcttgacaaactacagttcccagcattctttgggggaagccatgttctttaaacgtgctttaaatgtacagtatggTGTATGCACAGTCAATTATTGTAAGCCCAAGGACAGGGACTGTCTTACTACTTGGCTAAAGAGTGAGatctaaatgttttaaataaacaaagccAGGCTTGATGGGACATGATCTGAGAGCAAACCTAATGCATACTATGCGCAAACATACAAACCCGACCCCCAATCGGGTTAGCACAATGGACACCCAAACACAGTAACCTCCGCCCTTGATCCACTGCTCTGACTCTGATCCACAACTCTTACCTGGCAGGAGTCCTTCTTTCCTTCTGCGTACCCAGCACAGATCATGTCATTGTAAATCAGCCTGTAGCCCGTTGGCACAATCTCAGTGTCAGTGTCAGCGGTGGAGTCATTGTGATACATTTTGTCACACTCGTCAACATCTATGATTGGCACCTCCAGTTCCTGCAGGGTCCGAGTGAGGAAGGAGGCTAGTACAAGAAGGGTAAGGTTTTGATGTTGAGAGCACTTAACATGGATTAGCTATGTTGCTGAATTACCTGGTTCAGAATACAAATCTGTCTGGCTCATAATTTTGCAAACCACTTTAGAGGGCTTTACATACAAGCAGTATGTAAAttttgttacacacacacatatatatataaaacccttGGCTATATTCCAAATCAAACATCATTTCCCCAAGAAGTTCTAAAATGATTCTGTACATATAAGAAGAGTTCTACAAGAAAGGCTCCCTAGAGCCCAGGCACGGGGAACCTTTCTcaccccaagggccatattccctttgGTGCAGCCTTCCAAGGTATGGtgagtggagccagagtcaaaatTGGATAGAGCAACAAAAATGAATTTGACCTTTGAACAGTAGGATGGTTTCTTCaaactcacacatccctctctatcttccattcaGGCAAGTAAAAAGCATTATCTAAGTGCAAGCACATATTCCAGCCGGGCAAAAATACGCAAGCGGCATGAAATCCAGGACTGGCGAGAGATGATGCTCAAGAGGatctgtggcctgaggagagacctaagggccaggtagagaggcctggagggctacatttgatCCCAGGTTCCCCATCGGTGATATACCCCCTCTCCCTTGCAAAAAGCCATTTCACCCTGCCCAGCTGCCAAAGAAACTAGATGTCCTGGTCCCTAGCCTCACCTTCTTCTTTATAATGTAATTTTATCATCAGGAACACATCCTGCACTCCCTGCTCTGTTGCACACACAAACTCCCAAAGCACCACCACTTCCAATAAACACAAACAGCTGAACTAACAAGACCCCCAAACTTAAACTTACCATCTGGGTAGAGGTTACCCCAGCCAGTGACCCAGCATGACATCCCAACAGGGAAAGGATCCGGATCTGATGCGTTGGGCAGGCAGACAGGCAAGATAG belongs to Rhineura floridana isolate rRhiFlo1 chromosome 11, rRhiFlo1.hap2, whole genome shotgun sequence and includes:
- the LOC133365825 gene encoding serine protease 33-like; this encodes MWSLSCSQLVLLLLLLRGAENTSAQKVCGQPKVHSPRIVGGQKAEEGEWPWQVSIRENRLHVCGGSLISSHWVVTAAHCFEGPLNPLRYRIHLGEYELPKPARTMVSSAVSQIIVHPYYAGDGLSADIALVRLEEPVNISRTILPVCLPNASDPDPFPVGMSCWVTGWGNLYPDASFLTRTLQELEVPIIDVDECDKMYHNDSTADTDTEIVPTGYRLIYNDMICAGYAEGKKDSCQGDSGGPLACKLNDTWFLAGVVSFGLSCSLPNRPGVYTRVTSYMDWIQHAMAKNTPSSGGIHLSSASPALLLVFFLFLGSVHLKEL